From Streptomyces sp. NBC_00237, a single genomic window includes:
- a CDS encoding glycosyltransferase family 4 protein codes for MTAEAVQAGPRAGADTSAASAGSAGDDRPLRIALLSYKGNPFCGGQGVYVRHLSRELARLGHSVEVLGAQPYPVLDGGVPLTELPSLDLYRSPDPFRTPKRDEFRDWVDAVEFATMRTGGFPEPLTFSLRAKRHLAGRKGEFDVVHDNQTLGYGLLGDLGAPLVTTIHHPITVDRQLDLDAAATRLKRASVRRWYGFTRMQKRVARRLPSVLTVSGSSQAEIVEHLGVRRDRVHVVHIGADTQLWSPDASVAEVPGRIVTTSSADVPLKGLVYLVEALAKLRSERPDAHLVVVGKRAEAGPVAQAIERYGLGHAVEFVKGISDAELVDLVRGAQVACVPSLYEGFSLPAAEAMATGTPLVATTGGAIPEVAGPDGDTCLAVPPGDPDALAGQLSRLLGDAELRTRLGNAGRARVLEKFTWTQAAIGTAEHYRAAVAAHATAATS; via the coding sequence GTGACCGCTGAGGCCGTACAGGCGGGCCCCCGTGCCGGGGCCGACACCAGTGCTGCGAGCGCCGGGAGCGCCGGGGACGACCGGCCGCTGCGCATCGCGCTCCTCTCGTACAAGGGGAACCCGTTCTGCGGCGGGCAGGGCGTGTACGTCCGCCACCTCTCGCGCGAGCTGGCCCGGCTCGGACACAGCGTGGAAGTGCTGGGCGCGCAGCCGTATCCGGTGCTCGACGGCGGGGTGCCGCTCACCGAACTGCCGAGCCTGGACCTCTACCGCAGCCCCGACCCCTTCCGCACGCCCAAGCGGGACGAGTTCCGCGACTGGGTCGACGCCGTCGAGTTCGCGACCATGCGGACCGGGGGATTCCCCGAGCCGCTCACCTTCTCGCTGCGCGCCAAGCGTCATCTCGCGGGCAGGAAGGGCGAGTTCGACGTCGTACACGACAACCAGACCCTCGGGTACGGGCTGCTGGGGGACCTCGGCGCGCCGCTCGTGACGACCATCCACCACCCGATCACCGTCGACCGGCAGCTCGACCTGGACGCCGCCGCGACGCGGCTGAAGCGGGCCTCCGTACGGCGCTGGTACGGGTTCACGCGCATGCAGAAGCGGGTCGCCCGGCGGCTGCCCTCCGTGCTGACCGTCTCCGGGTCCTCGCAGGCCGAGATCGTCGAGCACCTCGGGGTGCGGCGCGACCGCGTTCACGTCGTACACATCGGGGCCGACACCCAGCTGTGGTCGCCGGACGCGTCCGTGGCCGAGGTTCCGGGGCGGATCGTGACGACCTCCAGCGCCGACGTCCCCCTCAAGGGGCTCGTGTACCTCGTCGAGGCCCTCGCCAAGCTGCGCTCCGAGCGGCCCGACGCCCACCTCGTCGTGGTCGGCAAGCGGGCCGAGGCCGGGCCCGTCGCGCAGGCCATCGAGCGGTACGGGCTCGGGCACGCCGTCGAGTTCGTCAAGGGCATCAGCGACGCCGAGCTGGTGGACCTCGTGCGGGGGGCGCAGGTGGCCTGCGTGCCGTCCCTGTACGAAGGGTTCTCGCTCCCGGCGGCCGAGGCGATGGCCACCGGGACGCCGCTCGTCGCGACCACGGGCGGCGCCATCCCCGAGGTCGCGGGGCCGGACGGGGACACCTGCCTCGCCGTGCCGCCGGGGGACCCCGACGCCCTCGCCGGGCAGCTGTCCCGGCTGCTGGGCGACGCCGAGCTGCGGACCCGGCTCGGGAACGCCGGGCGGGCCCGCGTCCTGGAGAAGTTCACCTGGACCCAGGCCGCCATCGGCACCGCCGAGCACTACCGCGCCGCGGTCGCCGCGCACGCCACGGCAGCCACCTCGTAG
- a CDS encoding class I SAM-dependent methyltransferase: MLTVDFSRFPLAPGDRVLDLGCGAGRHAFECYRRGAQVVALDQNGEEIREVAKWFAAMKEAGEAPEGATATAMEGDALNLPFPDASFDVVIISEVMEHIPDDKGVLAEMVRVLKPGGRIAVTVPRYGPEKVCWALSDAYHEVEGGHIRIYKADELLGKMREAGLKPYGQHHAHALHSPYWWLKCAFGVDNDKALPVKAYHKLLVWDIMKKPLLTKVAEQALNPVIGKSFVAYATKPHLPANAAAAAGTDTK; encoded by the coding sequence GTGCTGACCGTGGACTTCTCCCGCTTCCCGCTCGCCCCGGGCGACCGCGTCCTCGACCTGGGCTGCGGTGCCGGGCGGCACGCCTTCGAGTGCTACCGGCGCGGCGCCCAGGTGGTGGCCCTCGACCAGAACGGCGAGGAGATCCGCGAGGTCGCGAAGTGGTTCGCCGCGATGAAGGAGGCGGGGGAGGCACCGGAGGGCGCGACGGCCACCGCCATGGAGGGCGACGCGTTGAACCTGCCCTTCCCGGACGCCTCGTTCGACGTCGTGATCATCAGTGAGGTCATGGAGCACATCCCCGACGACAAGGGCGTGCTCGCCGAGATGGTGCGCGTGCTCAAGCCGGGCGGGCGCATCGCCGTCACCGTTCCGCGCTACGGGCCCGAGAAGGTCTGCTGGGCGCTGAGCGACGCGTACCACGAGGTCGAGGGCGGGCACATTCGCATCTACAAGGCCGACGAACTGCTCGGCAAGATGCGCGAGGCGGGGCTCAAGCCGTACGGCCAGCACCACGCGCACGCCCTGCACTCGCCGTACTGGTGGCTCAAGTGCGCCTTCGGAGTCGACAACGACAAGGCGCTCCCGGTCAAGGCGTACCACAAGCTCCTCGTCTGGGACATCATGAAGAAGCCGCTGCTCACGAAGGTCGCCGAGCAGGCCCTCAACCCGGTCATCGGCAAGAGCTTCGTCGCGTACGCCACCAAGCCCCACCTGCCCGCGAACGCTGCCGCAGCAGCCGGTACGGACACCAAGTGA
- a CDS encoding prenyltransferase, whose protein sequence is MTSPGYTEHLVLDGVLTATQVAETVAGILAVQRPDGAIPWFRGHHLDPWDHTEAAMALDAAGEHEAAARAYAWLARHQNADGSWYAAYDDGDHTRPTDRSRETNFCAYIAVGVWHHYLATGDEAFLDRMWPAVYAAVEFVLALQQPGGEIGWKREEDGSPVNDALLTGSSSIHQALRCALAIAEEREEAQPDWELALGALRHAIQHHPERFLDKNRYSMDWYYPILAGALTGPEAKERIEAQWDDFVVPGLGVRCVLPNPWVTGGESCELALALWVMGESDRALEILQAVQHLRADDGSGLYWTGYVFEDGAIWPQELTSWTAGSLLLAVAALGGDEATCAVFGGERLPVGLDPSCC, encoded by the coding sequence GTGACGAGCCCCGGATACACCGAACACCTCGTCCTGGACGGCGTCCTGACGGCCACTCAGGTCGCCGAGACGGTCGCCGGGATACTCGCCGTGCAGCGCCCCGACGGTGCCATACCGTGGTTCAGGGGGCACCACCTCGACCCGTGGGACCACACCGAGGCCGCCATGGCGCTCGACGCCGCCGGTGAGCACGAGGCGGCGGCCCGGGCGTACGCGTGGCTGGCCAGGCACCAGAACGCGGACGGCTCCTGGTACGCGGCGTACGACGACGGCGACCACACCCGTCCCACCGACCGTTCCCGCGAGACCAACTTCTGCGCGTACATCGCCGTCGGCGTCTGGCACCACTACCTCGCCACCGGCGACGAGGCGTTCCTCGACCGGATGTGGCCCGCCGTGTACGCGGCGGTCGAGTTCGTGCTCGCGCTCCAGCAGCCCGGCGGGGAGATCGGCTGGAAGCGGGAGGAGGACGGAAGCCCCGTCAACGACGCGCTGCTGACCGGGAGTTCGTCCATCCACCAGGCGCTGCGGTGCGCACTCGCCATCGCCGAGGAGCGTGAAGAGGCGCAGCCCGACTGGGAGTTGGCCCTCGGTGCGCTCCGGCACGCCATCCAGCACCACCCCGAGCGGTTCCTCGACAAGAACCGCTACTCGATGGACTGGTACTACCCGATCCTCGCCGGAGCCCTCACCGGTCCCGAGGCGAAGGAGCGCATCGAGGCCCAGTGGGACGACTTCGTCGTGCCGGGGCTCGGCGTGCGCTGCGTCCTGCCCAACCCGTGGGTGACGGGCGGCGAGAGCTGCGAACTCGCCCTGGCGCTCTGGGTGATGGGGGAGTCGGACCGGGCCCTGGAGATCCTCCAGGCCGTCCAGCACCTGCGCGCCGACGACGGCAGCGGGCTGTACTGGACGGGGTACGTCTTCGAGGACGGGGCGATCTGGCCGCAGGAACTCACTTCCTGGACGGCGGGGTCACTGCTGCTCGCGGTGGCCGCGCTGGGCGGGGACGAGGCCACCTGTGCGGTGTTCGGCGGGGAGAGGCTGCCCGTGGGGCTGGACCCCTCCTGCTGCTGA
- a CDS encoding maleylpyruvate isomerase family mycothiol-dependent enzyme, with protein MTLLSFDRYCDQIVEETALLRTSISGAKLDATVPSCPDWTLRDLVHHTGWAHRWVYEIVTRRATGPVAPEDVPNAEGPELEGPGADESAALDAWLAEGADRCAKVLRDAGPDARVWAWAPVERPTAFWARRMTHETVVHRADACLTTAFPYDVQPEVAADALDEWLWLGDVDDDRHDHADLLGAGRTVHLHATDTPAGLNAEWLVDFTGGAATWRRGHEKAAVAVRGPLTDVLLVVYRRQAVDAGNVEVLGDRDLLDQWVGQLVWE; from the coding sequence ATGACGCTGCTGAGCTTTGACCGTTACTGCGATCAGATCGTCGAGGAGACCGCACTCCTGCGGACCTCGATATCGGGTGCGAAGCTGGACGCCACCGTGCCGTCCTGCCCCGACTGGACGCTGCGCGACCTCGTGCACCACACCGGCTGGGCACACCGCTGGGTGTACGAGATCGTGACCCGCCGGGCCACCGGACCCGTCGCGCCCGAGGACGTACCGAACGCCGAAGGACCGGAACTCGAAGGACCCGGCGCCGACGAGTCCGCCGCCCTCGACGCCTGGCTCGCCGAGGGCGCGGACAGGTGCGCGAAGGTCCTGCGCGACGCGGGCCCCGACGCGCGGGTGTGGGCGTGGGCGCCGGTGGAGAGGCCGACCGCGTTCTGGGCCCGCCGGATGACGCACGAGACGGTCGTGCACCGCGCCGACGCCTGCCTGACGACGGCCTTCCCGTACGACGTGCAGCCGGAGGTCGCCGCCGACGCGCTCGACGAGTGGCTGTGGCTCGGCGACGTGGACGACGACCGGCACGACCACGCCGACCTCCTCGGCGCGGGCCGCACCGTCCACCTGCACGCCACCGACACCCCGGCCGGCCTGAACGCCGAGTGGCTCGTCGACTTCACCGGCGGGGCCGCCACCTGGCGGCGCGGCCACGAGAAGGCCGCCGTCGCCGTGCGCGGCCCGCTCACCGACGTCCTCCTCGTGGTCTACCGCCGCCAGGCCGTGGACGCGGGCAACGTGGAGGTGCTGGGCGACCGGGACCTCCTCGACCAGTGGGTCGGTCAACTCGTCTGGGAGTGA
- a CDS encoding LLM class F420-dependent oxidoreductase — MRLGLALGYWGRGPDRGHLALVQEAEQLGYDSVWTSEAWGSDAFTPLTWYAAHTTRIRLGTAIVQMAARTPTATAMHALTLDHLSGGRMMLGLGLSGPQVVEGWYGRPFPRSPLTATREYVDVVRQVLRRQGPVELDGRYHAHPYRGPDGTGIGKALKPIVHPLRADLPILLGAEGPKNIEQTTRIADGWLPLYWSPMRPEVYRLPPLGRGFMVAPMARAHVCDDVADGLLPVKAMLGFYIGGMGHAAKNFHADLMARMGYEEEARRVQELFLAGRKEEAVLAVPDAFADEISLIGPRARIAERLELWRKGPVTDLLVTSPDPRTLRVLAELNS, encoded by the coding sequence ATGCGACTTGGACTCGCGCTCGGCTACTGGGGGCGCGGCCCCGACCGGGGCCACCTCGCCCTCGTACAGGAGGCGGAGCAGCTCGGGTACGACTCCGTGTGGACGTCGGAGGCGTGGGGGTCTGACGCGTTCACCCCGCTGACCTGGTACGCGGCGCACACCACCCGGATCAGGCTGGGCACCGCGATCGTACAGATGGCGGCGCGCACCCCGACCGCGACGGCGATGCACGCGCTCACCCTCGACCACCTGTCGGGCGGGCGGATGATGCTCGGTCTCGGGCTGTCCGGGCCGCAGGTGGTGGAGGGCTGGTACGGGCGGCCGTTCCCGCGCAGTCCGCTGACCGCGACCCGGGAGTACGTGGACGTCGTGCGCCAAGTACTGCGCAGACAGGGCCCGGTGGAGCTGGACGGGCGCTACCACGCGCATCCGTACCGGGGGCCCGACGGGACGGGCATCGGGAAGGCGTTGAAGCCGATCGTCCATCCGCTCCGCGCCGACCTGCCGATCCTGCTCGGGGCCGAGGGGCCGAAGAACATCGAGCAGACGACCCGCATCGCGGACGGCTGGCTGCCGCTGTACTGGTCGCCGATGCGCCCCGAGGTCTATCGACTGCCGCCGCTCGGCAGGGGTTTCATGGTCGCCCCGATGGCCCGCGCGCACGTCTGTGACGACGTCGCGGACGGGCTGCTGCCGGTGAAGGCGATGCTCGGCTTCTACATCGGCGGCATGGGTCACGCCGCGAAGAACTTCCACGCCGACCTGATGGCGCGCATGGGATACGAGGAGGAGGCCCGCCGCGTCCAGGAACTGTTCCTCGCCGGGCGCAAGGAGGAGGCGGTGCTCGCCGTGCCGGACGCCTTCGCCGACGAGATCTCGCTGATCGGGCCGCGGGCCCGGATCGCTGAGCGGCTGGAGCTGTGGCGCAAGGGCCCGGTGACGGACCTGCTGGTCACCTCGCCGGACCCGCGCACCCTGCGCGTCCTGGCCGAGCTCAACTCATAG
- a CDS encoding DUF5336 domain-containing protein: MNIRSLTRGDGVVIGAAVLLFIASFLNQFSSEAPRCVAGYCPPSVSVNAWEILPTLMSIYLAGIIAAALIVVARGLPGSRKVAGIELGQFGVALAIFVAWTAFWTIVNGGRGGAGMIIGLIAALVLAAGAVASPLVPALKAPLMGAPKPAVAGNAAYGAQPGAGYGYPGAQQPSYGGQPATGGYGYPGGAQEPQAAAAQAQPSQGGQAPAAADASGFAPFWFAVPVARPLYPEDGSPTPIAELAPGTWYLAVDQRGPGLVAQTQDGRRGLLQDTTGIQRG; encoded by the coding sequence GTGAACATCCGCTCCCTCACACGAGGTGATGGCGTGGTGATCGGAGCAGCGGTGTTGCTGTTCATCGCCTCGTTCCTCAACCAGTTTTCCTCCGAAGCCCCCCGCTGCGTCGCGGGCTACTGCCCGCCGTCCGTGAGCGTCAACGCCTGGGAAATCCTCCCGACGCTGATGAGCATCTACCTGGCGGGCATCATCGCCGCGGCACTGATCGTCGTCGCACGCGGGCTGCCGGGGTCGCGCAAGGTCGCCGGGATCGAGCTCGGCCAGTTCGGCGTCGCGCTGGCGATCTTCGTGGCGTGGACGGCGTTCTGGACGATCGTCAACGGCGGCCGAGGCGGCGCGGGCATGATCATCGGCCTGATCGCCGCCCTGGTCCTGGCGGCGGGCGCGGTCGCGTCCCCGCTGGTCCCGGCGCTCAAGGCCCCGCTGATGGGCGCCCCGAAGCCCGCCGTCGCGGGCAACGCCGCGTACGGTGCGCAGCCGGGTGCCGGTTACGGCTACCCGGGCGCCCAGCAGCCGTCGTACGGCGGCCAGCCCGCCACCGGTGGTTACGGCTACCCGGGCGGCGCCCAGGAACCGCAGGCCGCCGCCGCGCAGGCGCAGCCCTCGCAGGGCGGGCAGGCTCCGGCCGCCGCCGACGCGTCGGGCTTCGCCCCGTTCTGGTTCGCCGTTCCGGTGGCCCGTCCGCTGTACCCGGAGGACGGCTCGCCGACTCCGATCGCCGAACTGGCTCCGGGCACCTGGTACTTGGCCGTGGACCAGCGCGGTCCCGGTCTGGTCGCCCAGACCCAGGACGGCCGTCGCGGCCTGCTCCAGGACACCACGGGCATCCAGCGCGGCTGA
- a CDS encoding N-acetylmuramoyl-L-alanine amidase gives MSYDGRYPHAEPPEPEFGQPRRRGRGNALIVVAALVPTALAGWLVWQAMSGPEGDQPPKVLPLPSRTTTAAAAQGATGAPAPSAPPSTTPSAPAKSTQSAAPDAPDDRPVGGPLSGRTVVVDPGHNPGNFRHTREINRQVNIGTNSKECDTTGTASNAGYTEAEFTLDVSRRLKSLLEKQGATVKFTQNADRPFGPCIDERARIGNEAKADAVLSIHADGSSAGHRGFHVILPARVKSGAADTSSIVGPSRVLGEAIVGNFVRETGDRPANYLGAPNGLVVRRDLGGLNLSTVPKVFIECGNMRDSKDIALLTDPSWRQKAAQGMADGISAFLKG, from the coding sequence GTGTCGTACGACGGTCGTTACCCCCACGCAGAACCGCCCGAGCCCGAATTCGGGCAGCCCCGACGCCGAGGGCGCGGCAACGCGCTCATCGTGGTCGCCGCCCTCGTGCCCACCGCTCTGGCGGGGTGGCTCGTCTGGCAGGCGATGAGCGGGCCGGAGGGGGACCAGCCGCCGAAGGTGCTCCCGCTGCCCAGCCGGACGACGACGGCAGCGGCGGCGCAGGGGGCCACCGGGGCGCCCGCGCCTTCGGCTCCGCCCTCCACCACACCCTCCGCCCCGGCGAAGAGCACGCAGAGCGCCGCACCCGACGCCCCCGACGACAGACCGGTCGGCGGACCCCTCTCCGGCCGTACCGTCGTCGTCGACCCCGGCCACAACCCGGGGAATTTCCGGCACACCCGCGAAATCAATCGCCAGGTGAACATCGGAACGAACAGCAAGGAATGCGACACCACGGGTACGGCGAGCAATGCCGGATACACCGAGGCGGAATTCACACTCGATGTTTCGCGCCGTCTGAAATCGCTTCTCGAAAAGCAGGGCGCAACCGTCAAATTCACCCAGAACGCCGACCGCCCGTTCGGTCCCTGCATCGACGAGCGCGCCCGGATCGGAAACGAGGCGAAGGCCGACGCCGTGCTGTCCATCCACGCGGACGGGTCGTCGGCCGGTCACCGGGGCTTCCACGTGATCCTGCCCGCACGGGTGAAATCGGGGGCCGCGGACACGTCCTCGATCGTCGGCCCCTCGCGCGTGCTGGGCGAGGCGATCGTGGGCAACTTCGTTCGGGAGACCGGGGACCGGCCCGCCAACTACCTCGGCGCACCGAACGGCCTGGTGGTCCGCCGGGACCTCGGCGGGCTCAACCTGTCGACCGTTCCGAAGGTGTTCATCGAGTGCGGGAACATGCGGGACAGCAAGGACATCGCCCTGCTGACCGACCCCTCCTGGCGGCAGAAGGCCGCCCAGGGCATGGCCGACGGCATCAGCGCCTTCCTCAAGGGGTAG
- a CDS encoding class I SAM-dependent methyltransferase → MTAAVPKPDTLAAFEAAKGFMPVGEGLALYAAAAGVARELALPLLEVGTYCGRSTLLLADAAREAGVTAVTVDHHRGSEEQQPGWEYHDTTVVDPEVGVMDTLPTFRRTLHRAGLEEHVVAIVGRSPQAARLWNTPLALVFIDGGHTDEHAGGDYEGWAPHVAMGGLLVIHDVFPDPADGGQAPYRVHQRALACGAFTEISVTDSLRVLRRTGTGI, encoded by the coding sequence ATGACCGCCGCCGTACCCAAGCCCGACACCCTCGCCGCCTTCGAGGCCGCCAAGGGGTTCATGCCGGTCGGGGAAGGGCTCGCCCTGTACGCGGCGGCCGCCGGGGTGGCCCGGGAGCTCGCGCTGCCGCTTCTCGAAGTGGGGACGTACTGCGGCCGGTCGACGCTCCTCCTCGCCGACGCGGCCCGTGAGGCCGGTGTGACGGCCGTGACCGTCGACCACCACCGGGGCAGCGAGGAGCAGCAGCCGGGGTGGGAGTACCACGACACGACCGTCGTGGACCCGGAGGTGGGCGTCATGGACACGCTGCCGACCTTCCGCCGCACCCTCCACAGGGCCGGGCTCGAAGAGCACGTCGTCGCGATCGTCGGGCGTTCGCCGCAGGCCGCCCGGCTCTGGAACACCCCGCTCGCCCTCGTCTTCATCGACGGCGGGCACACCGACGAGCACGCCGGTGGGGACTACGAGGGGTGGGCCCCGCATGTGGCGATGGGCGGGCTGCTCGTCATCCACGACGTGTTCCCGGACCCGGCCGACGGCGGTCAGGCCCCGTACCGCGTGCATCAGCGGGCCCTCGCTTGCGGGGCGTTCACCGAGATCTCGGTGACCGACTCCCTGCGCGTCCTGCGGCGTACCGGCACGGGCATCTGA
- a CDS encoding acyl-CoA dehydrogenase, producing MGIGITREHRELAEAVRGWVGRVASPQDVRKVLDGEEGGAGRPGYWDGAAGMGLLDVHLPEGGGGTLLDLAVVLEETGRAALPGPFLPSVLAAELLVRGGRPELAAGHPVASVATGPGSLTAVAADGGYVLDGVAPPVLGAGPGTDLVLLAAEAVHGTVWLAVDAGEVQTRTHASADPTRPTGEVVARNTFVAGERQLDLSTALVGDLAAVLFAADACGIAGWALDTATAYAKVREQFGRPIGQFQAVKHLCADMLVRVEQARALVWDAANAAGEVPDVRGLTAALAAATALDAAFSCAKDCIQILGGIGFTWEHDAHLYLRRALVARQLLGGGDGHRLRAVRLAADGARRELRMELPREADAYREQAREAIEAARGLDPGAARKVLAPTGYAAPHLPEPYGLGAGPVQQLAVQRELKEAGVTLSGLGIATWVVPSLIAYGTEEQQEAYVLPTLRGELMWCQLFSEPEAGSDLAALRTRAERVEGGGWRISGQKVWTSAAQWADYGILLARTDPKAPTKHQGLGYFVVDMKNTPGIDIRPLKEITGDSLFNEVYFDGAVLPAQALVGEETGGWRVARNTLGNERVHMADQVAFGTGLEALIARVAGLDGATGARVGALAAEAHALACIGLRTTLQQVDGLEAGAGASVRKLVQTPHQQKIAELALELLGPEGALREGAGERAVHGFLMSRCLTIAGGTTQVQLNVVAERILGLPRDQQGE from the coding sequence ATGGGCATCGGAATCACGCGCGAGCACCGCGAGTTGGCCGAGGCGGTGCGCGGCTGGGTCGGGCGGGTGGCGTCGCCGCAGGACGTACGGAAGGTCCTCGACGGGGAGGAGGGGGGAGCGGGGCGGCCGGGGTACTGGGACGGGGCCGCCGGTATGGGGTTGCTCGACGTGCACCTGCCGGAGGGTGGGGGCGGGACGCTGCTCGACCTCGCCGTCGTACTGGAGGAGACCGGGCGGGCGGCCCTTCCCGGGCCCTTCCTGCCGAGCGTCCTCGCCGCCGAGCTGCTGGTGAGGGGCGGGCGGCCGGAGCTGGCCGCCGGGCATCCCGTGGCCTCGGTGGCGACCGGGCCCGGGAGCCTCACCGCCGTCGCCGCCGACGGGGGGTACGTCCTCGACGGCGTCGCGCCGCCCGTCCTCGGCGCCGGGCCCGGCACCGACCTCGTGCTGCTCGCCGCCGAGGCCGTCCACGGGACGGTGTGGCTGGCCGTCGACGCGGGCGAGGTGCAGACGCGTACGCACGCATCAGCCGATCCGACGCGGCCGACCGGGGAAGTCGTCGCACGTAACACCTTCGTGGCGGGGGAGCGTCAACTCGACCTTTCCACCGCCCTGGTGGGCGACCTGGCGGCCGTACTGTTCGCGGCCGACGCCTGCGGGATCGCGGGCTGGGCGCTCGACACCGCCACCGCCTACGCCAAGGTGCGCGAGCAGTTCGGGCGGCCGATCGGGCAGTTCCAGGCGGTCAAGCATCTGTGTGCGGACATGCTGGTACGGGTCGAACAGGCGCGGGCGCTGGTGTGGGACGCGGCGAACGCGGCGGGCGAGGTCCCGGACGTGCGGGGGCTCACGGCCGCGCTGGCCGCGGCGACCGCCCTCGATGCCGCGTTCTCGTGCGCCAAGGACTGCATTCAGATCCTGGGCGGGATCGGGTTCACCTGGGAGCACGACGCCCATCTGTATCTGCGGCGGGCGCTGGTGGCACGGCAGTTGCTGGGGGGCGGGGACGGGCATCGGCTGCGGGCCGTGCGGCTGGCCGCCGACGGGGCGCGGCGGGAGCTGCGCATGGAGCTGCCCCGGGAGGCGGACGCGTACCGGGAGCAGGCGCGGGAGGCGATCGAGGCGGCGCGGGGGCTCGACCCGGGGGCGGCGCGGAAGGTCCTCGCGCCCACCGGGTACGCCGCCCCGCACCTCCCCGAGCCGTACGGACTCGGCGCCGGTCCCGTACAACAGCTCGCCGTGCAGCGGGAGTTGAAAGAGGCGGGAGTCACGCTCAGCGGGCTCGGGATCGCCACCTGGGTCGTGCCGTCGCTCATCGCGTACGGGACCGAGGAGCAGCAGGAGGCGTACGTACTGCCCACCCTGCGCGGGGAGTTGATGTGGTGTCAGCTCTTCTCGGAGCCGGAGGCGGGGTCCGACCTCGCCGCCCTCCGCACCCGCGCCGAGCGCGTCGAGGGCGGCGGCTGGCGGATCAGCGGGCAGAAGGTGTGGACGTCCGCCGCGCAGTGGGCCGACTACGGCATCCTGCTCGCCAGGACCGACCCCAAGGCCCCGACCAAGCACCAGGGGCTCGGGTACTTCGTCGTCGACATGAAGAACACCCCTGGCATCGACATCCGGCCGCTGAAGGAGATCACCGGGGACTCGCTGTTCAACGAGGTGTACTTCGACGGTGCGGTGCTGCCCGCGCAAGCGCTGGTGGGGGAGGAGACCGGGGGCTGGCGGGTCGCCCGCAACACCCTCGGGAACGAGCGCGTCCACATGGCCGACCAGGTCGCCTTCGGCACGGGACTCGAAGCGCTGATCGCGCGCGTCGCCGGTCTCGACGGGGCGACCGGGGCCCGGGTCGGCGCCCTCGCCGCCGAGGCGCACGCACTCGCCTGCATCGGGCTGCGGACCACGCTCCAGCAGGTGGACGGGCTGGAGGCGGGGGCCGGGGCGAGCGTGCGGAAGCTCGTACAGACACCGCACCAGCAGAAGATCGCCGAGCTGGCCCTCGAACTCCTCGGCCCCGAAGGGGCGTTGCGGGAGGGGGCAGGCGAGCGGGCCGTGCACGGATTCCTGATGTCGCGGTGCCTGACCATCGCGGGCGGCACCACCCAGGTCCAGCTGAACGTCGTCGCCGAGCGCATCCTCGGCCTGCCGCGCGACCAACAAGGGGAGTGA